In a single window of the Rhinolophus ferrumequinum isolate MPI-CBG mRhiFer1 chromosome 21, mRhiFer1_v1.p, whole genome shotgun sequence genome:
- the ZNF750 gene encoding zinc finger protein 750 — protein sequence MSLLKERKPKKPHYIPRPPGKPFKYKCFQCPFTCNEKSHLFNHMKYGLCKNSITLVSEQDRVPKCPKSNSLDPKQSHQSDSAMKPTSSKSVTNGLPHPDAKLPLGLAKDDVKENVDLRAHGTHKGPGQKPAVQREALHPSLAPEVTTGAPPATPEGIGRPSAFVPVGERRLKGPELAEAPETLALPSPTAKATAFHTPGHPWKAGSPFLPPEFPHKIPPSKGFGALSPYMHPAIPEYPPHFYTEHGLATIYSPYLLAGNPPECDAALLSVYGAQDQRHFLPHPGPVPKHVNPPPSAYDHYRLLQQYHSNLSLPYGFYRPESAFSSYGLRLPPIAGLSHDQSSHLLDEAALVYPASSLSKLNPSSSHKKHTEFEKERLTPEAEDPSKDGQRDTDGTKMSPRAGSAATGSPGRPSPTNFTQTSQPCVALCSRSDKPASSVLGRLPQPEQGLAAFKPDKKSPEHTPPQAPENRDESPKSLDAVDAGAPAQIRSASRDMEAMPSSPEDGSRMAPLNLSRKSETKPAATCGPVYRDFAELQDAPLNLSVRDPCNALTPRPAFHHPPGEVEHPAAAAQKAEPEGSGDGSAHTDTKQNSPGSDEAPVTTPTRKAQDIRAADSGDEQKQTAAVALCQLAAYSPGAARVGDGEPSAQEPTCQDTAAPGATESQEAQSDLRPKGQKRTSPREAGKSQQGAKKSKPSDTARVFTLRKRTRVS from the exons ATGAGCCTTCTCAAAGAGCGGAAACCAAAGAAGCCACATTATATCCCAAGGCCTCCAGGGAAGCCCTTCAAGTACAAGTGTTTCCAGTGTCCCTTTACCTGCAATGAAAAGTCGCATCTTTTTAACCACATGAAGTATGGTCTCTGTAAGAACTCCATCACTCTGGTATCAGAGCAAGATCGTGTTCCCAAGTGCCCTAAATCTAACTCTCTAGACCCTAAGCAAAGCCATCAGTCCGACTCAGCCATGAAGCCCACCTCCTCCAAGTCTGTCACAAACGGTCTGCCCCACCCGGACGCCAAGCTTCCACTCGGCCTCGCCAAGGACGACGTCAAGGAGAACGTGGACCTGCGTGCACACGGGACACACAAGGGCCCCGGACAGAAGCCTGCTGTGCAGCGGGAAGCACTgcaccccagcctggcccccGAGGTCACCACCGGCGCCCCGCCTGCCACTCCAGAAGGCATCGGGCGGCCCTCGGCATTCGTTCCTGTGGGAGAGCGCAGACTCAAAGGGCCAGAGCTCGCAGAGGCGCCGGAGACGctggccctgcccagccccaccgCCAAGGCCACCGCCTTCCACACCCCCGGCCACCCCTGGAAAGCTGGCTCTCCTTTCCTCCCGCCCGAGTTTCCACACAAAATCCCACCTAGCAAGGGGTTCGGGGCCCTTTCCCCTTACATGCACCCTGCCATCCCAGAGTACCCGCCTCACTTTTACACGGAGCACGGACTGGCCACCATTTACTCACCCTACCTACTGGCCGGGAACCCACCTGAGTGTGACGCCGCCCTGCTTTCCGTCTATGGGGCCCAAGACCAGAGACACTTCCTGCCTCACCCCGGGCCAGTGCCCAAGCACGTGAACCCACCGCCCTCGGCCTACGACCATTACAGGCTGCTCCAGCAGTACCACTCCAACCTGTCACTTCCTTATGGATTTTACAGGCCAGAGTCTGCTTTCTCCTCCTACGGCCTCAGGCTCCCACCCATCGCTGGCCTTTCACACGATCAGAGCTCTCACCTACTGGACGAAGCCGCCCTAGTCTACCCAGCCTCGAGTCTGTCCAAGTTAAACCCTTCCAGCTCCCACAAAAAACACACAGAGTTTGAGAAGGAGCGTCTGACTCCTGAGGCTGAAGACCCTTCCAAAGACGGGCAGAGGGACACAGACGGGACCAAAATGAGCCCGCGTGCAGGCAGCGCGGCCACGGGCTCTCCCGGAAGGCCGAGTCCCACCAACTTCACACAGACAAGCCAGCCATGCGTGGCGCTGTGCAGCCGCTCAGACAAGCCCGCCTCGAGCGTCCTGGGAAGGCTCCCGCAACCTGAGCAGGGCCTCGCGGCCTTCAAGCCCGACAAGAAAAGCCCAGAGCACACACCCCCCCAGGCTCCGGAAAACAGAGACGAGTCTCCGAAAAG CCTCGACGCTGTGGACGCGGGCGCTCCGGCCCAGATAAGAAGCGCCTCTCGCGACATGGAGGCCATGCCTTCCAGCCCAGAGGACGGCTCCAGGATGGCGCCGCTGAACCTCTCTAGGAAGTCGGAGACCAAGCCGGCAGCCACCTGCGGCCCCGTGTACAGGGACTTCGCAGAGCTGCAGGACGCGCCTCTCAACCTGTCGGTCAGGGACCCCTGCAACGCCCTGACTCCCAGGCCTGCCTTCCACCACCCGCCGGGGGAGGTGGAACACCCTGCCGCTGCTGCTCAGAAGGCTGAGCCAGAAGGTTCTGGAGATGGGTCAGCCCACACTGACACAAAGCAGAACAGCCCTGGCTCTGATGAGGCCCCGGTGACGACCCCCACCAGGAAGGCCCAGGACATACGGGCAGCGGACAGCGGCGACGAGCAGAAGCAGACGGCAGCCGTGGCCCTGTGCCAACTGGCGGCCTACAGCCCTGGGGCCGCGCGCGTGGGTGATGGGGAGCCCTCGGCCCAGGAGCCCACCTGCCAAGACACAGCTGCTCCCGGAGCCACGGAAAGCCAGGAGGCTCAGAGTGACCTCAGGCCCAAAGGGCAGAAGAGGACCAGCCCGCGGGAAGCAGGCAAGTCCCAGCAGGGAGCTAAGAAGTCGAAGCCGAGCGACACGGCCAGAGTGTTCACGCTCCGGAAACGAACGCGGGTGTCTTAG